One segment of Marvinbryantia formatexigens DSM 14469 DNA contains the following:
- a CDS encoding ABC transporter substrate-binding protein, translated as MKKRVMAMALASAMVLSMTAPATAADEGQEIAGGKDVSLTLWLTPSWKGVFSGDEPDADYDSFFKEAAKRYNEMHPNVTINVEVIAGDSRDEKLNVAESTDTLPDIVYEGAFTMSSYYHKGSIVALDDIISEDDKADIADGIWENCQVEGATFIFPFAHMPGTLIYNADMFKTAGLDDYIKGEYEIATWSPDELREILTALRDCEELGGVYPMSLFCMNNQADTWNLTYLRMFGNTFFDETGHLCVNEENGVKALQYILDLSADGLTVPGAESLTSNDCNAMFQNQQIAVSFTNSTLYTNLQTDMSNGTVEPFDARLANIPGDPEPHSFTYVSGFMAMNTGDEDRIAASKDFIQYVCTDEELVLASKNTLPVRTSVTEQVKDEMPLLEAYNANAQYIFNFSNNMPGYNELRNVLFPELQAALIGQKTAQEALDDYVEKGNQVIDEGRANSVVYNQ; from the coding sequence ATGAAAAAAAGAGTAATGGCAATGGCACTGGCTTCTGCAATGGTACTGTCAATGACGGCTCCGGCAACTGCAGCTGATGAAGGACAGGAAATCGCAGGCGGAAAAGATGTATCACTGACGCTGTGGCTGACACCGAGCTGGAAAGGTGTTTTCAGCGGGGATGAACCGGATGCGGATTATGACAGTTTCTTCAAGGAAGCTGCAAAGAGATACAACGAGATGCATCCAAATGTAACGATTAATGTAGAAGTTATTGCAGGCGACAGCAGAGACGAAAAACTGAATGTTGCGGAGTCAACAGATACGCTTCCGGATATTGTGTATGAGGGAGCATTTACAATGTCTTCTTATTATCATAAAGGCTCGATTGTAGCTCTGGACGATATTATCAGCGAGGATGACAAGGCAGACATTGCGGATGGAATCTGGGAAAACTGCCAGGTAGAGGGAGCAACATTTATTTTCCCATTTGCACATATGCCGGGGACATTGATTTACAATGCCGATATGTTTAAAACAGCAGGTCTTGATGACTACATTAAAGGGGAATATGAGATTGCTACATGGTCGCCGGATGAACTGCGAGAAATACTGACAGCTCTGAGAGACTGTGAGGAGCTGGGCGGCGTATATCCGATGTCGCTGTTCTGCATGAACAATCAGGCAGATACATGGAATCTTACCTATCTGAGAATGTTTGGAAATACGTTTTTTGACGAAACCGGGCATCTGTGTGTAAATGAAGAGAACGGAGTAAAGGCGCTTCAGTACATTCTCGACCTGTCTGCGGACGGTCTGACTGTTCCGGGAGCGGAATCTCTGACTTCGAATGACTGTAACGCGATGTTCCAGAATCAGCAGATTGCGGTAAGTTTTACAAACAGTACATTGTATACAAATCTTCAGACGGATATGTCAAACGGTACAGTAGAGCCGTTTGATGCTAGACTGGCCAACATCCCTGGAGACCCGGAACCGCATTCTTTCACGTATGTTTCCGGCTTTATGGCAATGAATACAGGTGACGAAGACAGAATTGCTGCTTCTAAGGACTTCATCCAGTATGTATGCACGGATGAGGAACTGGTACTTGCTTCTAAGAATACTTTGCCGGTGCGCACTTCTGTAACGGAGCAGGTAAAGGATGAAATGCCGTTATTGGAGGCATATAACGCAAATGCACAGTATATATTTAATTTTTCCAATAACATGCCGGGTTATAACGAGCTGAGAAACGTGCTGTTCCCGGAACTTCAGGCTGCACTGATTGGACAGAAAACGGCACAGGAAGCTCTGGATGATTATGTGGAAAAGGGCAATCAGGTAATTGATGAAGGACGGGCAAACTCTGTGGTTTATAATCAGTAA
- a CDS encoding carbohydrate ABC transporter permease has protein sequence MNKTKRKWHWNKTLTGFLFVLPQLLFFAVFTVYPIFEGFRISLYKTTAVENTFVGLQNYITLFQDSVFIKSIFNTLFLVAVITVGMLLLGLVISLAIFDKSNGYVTFIRSTVYLPVIVSTVVMSMVWKFLLNPANGLVNYYLGKMGSKNTNLLGNPDTAIWVIAFVTIIASVGTAVIMYVASMNGVSSEMLEAAKVDGASKLQISIKIIIPLVKATTLYLSVTTIISILKLFVVIQLMTDGGPNNATMTMMYYLYKNAFAYDKKNIAAAVGVLMFIIAVIIAIPQFSSMTEKEGGR, from the coding sequence ATGAATAAAACGAAAAGGAAGTGGCATTGGAATAAAACACTGACAGGTTTTCTGTTTGTATTGCCGCAGCTGTTGTTTTTTGCGGTATTTACAGTTTACCCGATTTTTGAGGGATTTCGTATCAGTCTTTACAAGACAACTGCCGTAGAAAATACGTTTGTAGGACTGCAGAATTACATTACTCTTTTCCAGGATAGCGTATTTATTAAAAGTATTTTCAATACATTATTTTTAGTTGCAGTTATTACTGTGGGAATGCTGCTTCTGGGACTGGTAATTTCTCTGGCGATATTTGACAAGAGCAATGGCTATGTTACTTTTATCAGAAGTACAGTTTACCTTCCGGTAATCGTTTCCACGGTCGTAATGAGTATGGTATGGAAATTCCTGCTGAATCCGGCAAATGGTCTGGTGAATTATTATCTGGGAAAGATGGGTTCGAAGAATACGAATCTGCTTGGTAATCCGGACACGGCAATCTGGGTGATTGCGTTTGTAACGATTATTGCAAGTGTGGGTACGGCGGTAATTATGTATGTAGCAAGTATGAATGGCGTTTCTTCGGAAATGCTGGAGGCGGCAAAGGTGGATGGCGCAAGCAAACTCCAGATTTCCATAAAAATTATTATTCCGCTTGTGAAAGCGACAACGCTGTATCTGTCTGTTACAACAATTATTTCGATTCTGAAGCTGTTTGTTGTAATCCAGCTGATGACAGATGGAGGACCGAATAATGCTACTATGACAATGATGTATTATCTGTACAAAAATGCATTTGCATATGACAAGAAAAATATTGCGGCTGCAGTTGGTGTACTGATGTTTATTATAGCGGTAATTATTGCAATCCCCCAGTTTTCAAGCATGACGGAGAAGGAGGGCGGTCGATGA
- a CDS encoding carbohydrate ABC transporter permease, with the protein MKKKKGFLRKWKRMEPLDKFVNVLVILYAIINLFPFYYLITSSFKTSAAIFKMPPDWWPKTFRYQNYLDLFRGQPAFRWAANSFLVAFLTTMLVVICSSMAAYGISKVRFKGKNIIFAIFIGALMIPKEIFIVPLFQIITNLNLSDTYAGMILPNVASTFGVFLLKGFFDTVPDSIRESGKLDGASEFRIFSELIIPIVKPGIGALFILNFVNIWNDYLWQLLIARSKNMMTLMVGTASIMQEISPNYGYKMAGAAVASVPMLLIFLFFQRYFTSGITMGAVKE; encoded by the coding sequence ATGAAGAAAAAGAAAGGCTTTTTACGTAAATGGAAGCGCATGGAACCGCTGGATAAGTTTGTGAATGTACTGGTTATTTTATATGCCATCATTAATTTATTTCCATTTTACTATCTTATCACAAGTTCCTTCAAAACATCGGCGGCAATTTTTAAGATGCCGCCGGACTGGTGGCCGAAAACTTTCCGTTACCAGAATTATCTGGATTTGTTTAGAGGACAACCGGCATTCCGGTGGGCGGCAAACAGTTTCCTGGTTGCTTTTTTGACAACAATGCTTGTGGTTATCTGTTCATCAATGGCTGCCTACGGAATATCAAAGGTTCGATTTAAAGGAAAAAATATTATATTTGCTATTTTTATAGGTGCACTGATGATACCGAAGGAGATTTTCATTGTTCCTTTGTTTCAGATTATTACAAATTTGAATCTCAGTGATACATATGCGGGAATGATATTACCGAATGTGGCAAGTACGTTTGGCGTTTTTCTGCTGAAAGGATTTTTTGACACCGTACCGGATTCGATAAGGGAATCGGGTAAGCTGGATGGCGCAAGTGAATTCCGTATTTTTTCAGAGCTGATAATACCAATCGTGAAACCAGGTATTGGAGCGTTGTTTATTTTGAATTTTGTAAATATATGGAATGATTACCTTTGGCAGTTATTGATTGCCAGAAGCAAGAATATGATGACGTTAATGGTTGGTACAGCCAGCATTATGCAGGAGATTAGCCCGAACTATGGTTATAAAATGGCAGGAGCTGCGGTGGCAAGTGTACCTATGCTTTTAATTTTCCTGTTTTTCCAGAGGTACTTCACATCTGGTATTACGATGGGTGCAGTAAAAGAATAA